The genomic window GATGCGATCCAGGTCGGCGTTGGCCGTATTGATTTGGCCAATGGTTTCAACGATCTGCAGTTCCAGTTCGCGGTTCCGCAGTCGCAACAGTTCCTGGCCTTCTTCGACGACGGAGTTATGACCGACCAGCACTTCCAGGACTTCGCCATCGATGTTGGCGAACACCTGTTGGCGAACATCCGGCTCGAGCGTGCCCTCGGCTTCGAGTTGAAGTTCCAGGGGCACAAAGATCAAGCCCAGGATCAGGGCCAGTATCAGGCCGGCCACGGCCAGGGTTTTGGGTAAGGTGCGAGCCCGCAAGACCCAGGTGGCTTTGCCGATCGCTCGCCACAGCGGCATCAAAAATAGATTGCTGTGTTCAAGCGAATTGGCCAGCGCTCGGGTGCCGTGTTCGTAGACCAAGTTGACGCGGGCGCGGAACACATCGGGCGGCAGATCGCTTTCGATTTGTTCGACGATCAAAGCTCCGATGACTTCGCCGCGATGTGCGTTGTCGCGATCGACCGTGCCAGCCGCTCCGGTTTCCTCTTTGCTGTCGTCGCGCTGCGGTTCGCGAAGCGGGAGGACGGCAATGTTACGACCGTAGGACTGGTCGACGTAGTCTTCGAGAGCTTCTTCGATTTGGGGCGGCAGGTCTTCGGTGGTGCCGTCATGCCATAGCGGTTCGCCGGCGGCCACCACGCGGGTCGCCAACAGGTTCAGCGCCGCCACGATATTGGAGCGATTCTCGATCGTGTCCTGCCCGCTGATCGATTGGACTTTGCACTTTCGGCCCTTCTTGATCGCCACGCTGACACGGTCGCAGCCGATCAGCCGGCGGCCTTCATTGGCGATGATAAAAGCGGTTTCTTTGGAATGCAGGGATTCGTGAGCCGCACGGGCAAAGGAATCGGCTTGCTGCCAAAGCACCTGTCGATCGCTGAACACCCGCAGTTTCTGACCTCGCAACCATTCGGTGGCCAGGTCGCACATCTGCTGCAGGAACTTTAGGTAGCCTTTTTGGGTTTCCGGAGCGGTATCAGGCCGCTGGAAAACCTCGATCAGTCCATCGGTCTTGCCTTCATGGGCCAAGGGCGCCATGACCAATAGATACCGCGTGGGGTTGCCTTCCTGTTCACCATCGGCGGTTCCGCTGTAGGGCGGCACTATCAAAGACTGGCCGCTGCGGGAGACGCGGTTGATCAGGCGGTTGTGCTGAATC from Roseimaritima ulvae includes these protein-coding regions:
- a CDS encoding efflux RND transporter periplasmic adaptor subunit produces the protein MTVNQQTIEETKQQIRVLVNEIAALTKSGATAEEFFPEFLQRVITALAAVGGAVWLMDEDQQPRLKYQINVGQSLLDDDTNDAIQHNRLINRVSRSGQSLIVPPYSGTADGEQEGNPTRYLLVMAPLAHEGKTDGLIEVFQRPDTAPETQKGYLKFLQQMCDLATEWLRGQKLRVFSDRQVLWQQADSFARAAHESLHSKETAFIIANEGRRLIGCDRVSVAIKKGRKCKVQSISGQDTIENRSNIVAALNLLATRVVAAGEPLWHDGTTEDLPPQIEEALEDYVDQSYGRNIAVLPLREPQRDDSKEETGAAGTVDRDNAHRGEVIGALIVEQIESDLPPDVFRARVNLVYEHGTRALANSLEHSNLFLMPLWRAIGKATWVLRARTLPKTLAVAGLILALILGLIFVPLELQLEAEGTLEPDVRQQVFANIDGEVLEVLVGHNSVVEEGQELLRLRNRELELQIVETIGQINTANADLDRITGVLTNNKDLKRAERDQLIGERSEAIIRLNSLNGKLDLLEEKQQSLTVRSPIRGRVLTWDVEKTLYSRPVTTGQVLLEVADFDQPMHLELNMPEKRMSHLDAAFIDSEASELEVEYILATDPDTTLAATLPRDSIELRAKPDQEEGNTVTMRATPDNDELLKMSPRPGAKVIADVQAGKKSAGYVVFHEVYEWLCKFFF